The bacterium nucleotide sequence ATTCTCCAGCTAATGGAGTAAAAATAGGCCAGCTCGACTTGCCGGCAAATGCTCTCATCATCTCTGTAATCCGCGACGGCCATGCCATCATTCCGCATGCCGACACAAAGATTCGCACGGGTGACAGCGTGATCGCCATAATCAAAGCAGACAGAGAAAAGGAATTACGCACCATATTTTCAGGCGAGCAGGCATGATATAGGAAGTGGGAAATAGGGAGTAGGGAGCCAATTGCAAGACTCTGCGGCCTTTCAAATATAGTTGTCCTATTACCTATTTCCTAATATCTTTTCCCTAGTATTTCGCATTAGCCAGGACAGATGGACCGAGCCTGGTTGACTCGATTGCCAACACAGTCGCTCTGACACATTCTCCCACTTTTCCGCCCGCACCCGCGATTACCACCATAGTCTCATCGGGCAGATGTCCAACACCTTCGTCATGCCCAAGTCCTTCGCGGTCGATAATCACTTCAATTTCGTCTCCAAATCGGTAACTCATCACTTACCTCCGGTACCTGCCAGTTTGAATACCATCAGATGCAAAAAAGACAGGCACCCAAGATAGGTCCTGTCTCATACTATTGCTATCGATATCAAGTTGTCCGTCGAAGCATCCTGCACCCCGACACCTAACGCACCCGCCTTCATTGCGTCCGTCGAGCGATCATCCATCCTGTAGATAAGAATCAGCACATTCAAAGCAATGATTCCTCTGCCATAGCCTGGATTATACGCTTCCCGCATAATCCAAGTCTCCGAGAACATTATTCACGTTCCTCGTGAATAATGCGGACTAGGCGGCTTACTGCAAGATTTGTCAGATTATAGCATCCTTACGGACACATTACAATACCCTTTCAATTTAATATTTGAGATTTTTTATTTTATATTTGGCGAACTGGGTGAGGGGTTATTCGTCAATATTTCCACGTTCGGCATGCCGCTCTTGCTGACGCTCGATCTTGCGTCTGCGCTTGTGCATAGCTTTTTTATCAGGCTCGTGCGGTCCTGCCTTTAGAAAGTGGGCTTTTTGTGCAAAGAAAGATTTTCCGGGTATTCTACGGCGCATTACGCAGCTTTCCTGATATGAGTGCCGATTATTCTGACCACAATCGGCGCAACAACAATTTGCAGTGCGATTCCCGGCCAGCTTTCGATCACCGAAAACGCCAGGTATGCAACAAAGCCCTGCTGCAGACCCATCAGCGGAGCGATCACGACTCGTTCGAGCCCTCCGACCAGCCTTGCAGCAGTCATTGCAAGTATTACAGACAATATCACTGGCAGCTTAAGTCTACGGCCAAACAGGCTTGCCGATCCTGCCAGCACGCCCAGTTCCAGCATCATAAGCACGCCTGTCGGGACCAATGGCGGCATACCGGTCAGTGCTGACGAGATCAATGGGGTCACCACTCCGACCGCAAACGCCACAGGCACCGACACATACAGCCCGCAGATCAAGATCGGCAGGTGCATAGGCAGGAACAGCGTTCCCATACCCACCATATGAAACAAGACCGGCACAGCAACGCCCAGAGCGCCAAAGAGTCCACCTATGCTCAAGTCTCGTGCTCTATATTTTATCATGGAGATGTCCTTCCGTCACTCAGGTGAACGATAACGCCTTTATGGTTATATGGATACCACTCAGTCCTGGGTACAGGCCGCATCAACTCACCTGATTTTTCCCAGCCCACGTCGCCGCCGGGTCCCACGCTCCATACAGCCCATTTCAGAGGTGCTTGAACAGTCTCCGGCTTCAGAGTTTTATCTATGCGCTGATTCATGCCATTCTCAATATAATAATAGTAGCAGTTTCCTGTGTCTGCGGGGTAACCACCCGGTATCCACATGCCGCCGGGAACTATAGCATCGTTTGAGTATTGCCAGCCGACCACCACATATTTATACGTGCGGCGCTTGTCGTCGACCTCACCGTTTGTTCTCTGGTTGAACGGATCGAGTATCCGATGTGCCGGTATATAGCCCATCGTGTACAGTTCGCGCGGCATTTCATAATAGTCTATCTCCGAATTATCGATGCATGACTGCCGCGCAAAGGGATATCCGCCTTTATCCTCCCTATACATTTCAATAGCTATACCGAACTGCCTGAGGTCTGAATGTACGCTTGCTATCTTCGACCGAAGCCGCGCGGCAGTCATCACAGGCAGCAGCATAGCTGCCAGTATAGCGATTATTGCAATCACCACCAGCAGCTCGATCAGAGTAAAAGCTTTTTTGGACTTTGCTTGGCTTTCCACTTTTGTCTCTCAGTTTTATAACGAAGACGGATGATACATTACAGTCAAGTCATTCGGGTCGCCGAGTATCAGCTTCGGCGTAATGCCATCATCTTCCAGAGAAGCTATAGCATTCACAGCCACAAAGTCGCCCTCCTGAGCGGTTATGCCTGCGGCCTTTGTAAGCCTGATCACGTCGCCGTTATCGGTCGTGAAATCATAGTCACCATCTCCGAGTGACTGCCCCAGCGTGCCGCAGCACCGCACCAGTATCCCGAAAACGCCCAGACCGTGTTCTGCTGCCAGCGTCTTTCCATTGACAAATACAGGCTTTGGCTCATCGCCCGAGAATACCACCGGACACGTCGTGGCCTCAACAGTCTGTTCGGGTCCTTCGGATGTAAACGTGCCCTGCAGAGCCACTCTGTCGCCCGGATTAACACTGAAACTGCCGATCACTTTGATCCCACTCTGCCTGCCCTCTTCCTGGACGTAGAAACAGTCATCAAACACACGTGAGACCACTCTCGCCATTGCGATATTTGAACTATCAGTTACCCAAACACGGTAGTTTGACGTGCATGGCACGCTGGTATCTTCCTGATCGAATATGCCGACCACACTCAGCGAGCCTTTGTAGTCTGCGCTGTCGCTGAAGTCTTTCACCGATGACAGGAGCATACCCACCTCTCCAGTCGAATCACCCACACTCAGCTGCTGACCGCTTGCCCAGGTGCCGCTTTTGACCTGGACACCGTAGAGCCGAACATATCTGGTCTGATAATATTCTCCACCGCCCGCGCGGCTCTGATCGAAATAGTTGCAGTCGGACACATTCGTTATAAGGGTGGGTTCGGGCAGTCCGGGATGATCCAGTACTTCGACAGTAAATGCATACGACGGTATTGCAGTGTGCAGGTGGTTGATTACCACTTTACCCCTGTGCGCATCCGCCAGATAACCCGTCACGCGGAGCCTGTCACCGGCCTGAAAGTTTACGTAATAGCTTTGGCGATATGCCGACCACAGTGCCCCGTAGAACCACGACCCAGCCCATATCTGTATACCGCCACAGTTACTGCCGGTATCCTGCATGAACGCCGTATAATATCCGCCGGAGCTGTCC carries:
- a CDS encoding prepilin-type N-terminal cleavage/methylation domain-containing protein — translated: MESQAKSKKAFTLIELLVVIAIIAILAAMLLPVMTAARLRSKIASVHSDLRQFGIAIEMYREDKGGYPFARQSCIDNSEIDYYEMPRELYTMGYIPAHRILDPFNQRTNGEVDDKRRTYKYVVVGWQYSNDAIVPGGMWIPGGYPADTGNCYYYYIENGMNQRIDKTLKPETVQAPLKWAVWSVGPGGDVGWEKSGELMRPVPRTEWYPYNHKGVIVHLSDGRTSP
- a CDS encoding ECF transporter S component yields the protein MIKYRARDLSIGGLFGALGVAVPVLFHMVGMGTLFLPMHLPILICGLYVSVPVAFAVGVVTPLISSALTGMPPLVPTGVLMMLELGVLAGSASLFGRRLKLPVILSVILAMTAARLVGGLERVVIAPLMGLQQGFVAYLAFSVIESWPGIALQIVVAPIVVRIIGTHIRKAA